TCGTGCCCCCCGTCAAGGAACCCCCCGGAGGTGAACCCGTGACGGTGCTTGATCCGGACCTGAACGCCGACTCCACGGCTGCTGGGTCGAAGGAACTGCCACGGCAACGCGACCACGCCCTCCGCGTCGAACCGATGCTGGCGCTGGAATGGTCGCACGCGATCGAACCCGCGGGAGGCGTCGGCGTCGCCGACTCACCCGCCCAGAGCCGTCGAGCCTGGATCCACCGGGCCGACGAGCAGCAGGTGCTCGCGCTGTTCCGCGCGGTCGGACCCGATGCCCCGGCACCCTGGTGGTTGCGGGCCCTCGACCGCGGCAAGATCGCCTCGCGCGCGGCGGCGTTCGCCGTCGAGGACGAGGTGACCCGACTGCTGGCCAACCGGCCGGGCTGGGTGTTCGTGCCCTGGGCCACCGAGGGCGAGGTCGGGTACTGGGAGTTCGTGCCGTCCGAGAGCGGCGTGTACGGGCCCGCCGAGCCGACCACCGTGCAGTTCACCGACCGGCACCCCGGTTTCGTGGACCTGCTCCCGGCGCACCGCGGCCCCGGCCGGCGCCAACCGATCGAGTTCACCCCGGGCGAGCTGCGCGAGCAGATCGAGGACCTGGAGAACATCGCTTAACGCCCCACCATAGGCTGTACGCCCGTGACGTCCAGCCACCAGCGACCGCCCCACCACCGAACCGTCGTGAGCTACGTGCAGCGCGGGGAGCGGATGACGGTGGGGCAGCAGCGCGCATGGGACCGCCACTGGGAGCGTTGGGGCCGCGAGGTCAAAGCGCTCCCGGCCGGTCCCGTGCACTTCGCCGACTGGTTCGGCCGCGAGGCGCCGGTGGTGCTGGAGATCGGTTCCGGGATGGGCGAGACCACCTCCCAGCTGGTGGCCGCCGCGCCCGAGGTCAACTACGTGGCCGTCGAGGTCTACAAGCCCGGCCTGGCCCAGCTCATGATGCGCGCCGAAGCCCTCGGGGCGGAGAACCTGCGGGTGCTGCGCGGCGACGCCGTCGACCTGCTCACCGACCACGTCGAGCCCGGCGCGCTGGACGCGGTGCGGATCTTCTTCCCCGACCCGTGGCCCAAGAAGAAGCACCACAA
This portion of the Saccharothrix syringae genome encodes:
- the trmB gene encoding tRNA (guanosine(46)-N7)-methyltransferase TrmB, translating into MTVGQQRAWDRHWERWGREVKALPAGPVHFADWFGREAPVVLEIGSGMGETTSQLVAAAPEVNYVAVEVYKPGLAQLMMRAEALGAENLRVLRGDAVDLLTDHVEPGALDAVRIFFPDPWPKKKHHKRRLVQPGFVRLLATRLRPGGTLHLATDWEQYAEQMLEVCSAEPLLRNRFDGWAPRPDWRPVTKFEQRAVEEDRVSHDLMFERVELT